The Sorangiineae bacterium MSr11954 DNA segment CGTTGGGCATTCCCACCGGCGACCGGTACCCCTCCCCGTCGCTCAGCCCCGATTTGCTCAAAAAGGAGACGCTCGAGACCTTGGTGGACCTCTTCGTCCACCTGGCCAAGCGTCAGCCGACGGTGCTGGTGGTGGAGGACGCGCACTGGAGCGACGCATCGACCCTGGAGCTCCTCGATCTTCTGCTCAACGCCATGACCGACGCGCGCCTCATGATCCTGGTGACGGCCCGCCCGGACTTCCACTCGCCGTGGCCGCAGCGCGCGCACCTGCGGCGCCTGCCGCTGGGGAGGCTCTCGGCCGAGCACACCGCCACCATGATCGCCTTCGCCAGCAAGGGGCGGACCTTGCCCGCGCGCGTGGTCGCGCAGCTGGTGCAGCGGACGGACGGGGTGCCGCTGTTCATCGAGGAGCTCACCCACCGGGTGGCCGATGCGATGGATCAGGCCGACTCCACGGACATCCTCCGCGCGCTCGACTCCTATGGATCCGGCGCCATCCCGGCCACCCTCGAGGCGCTCTTGCACGCGCGGCTCGACGCGCTGCCGCAAGAAGGCCGCGACGTCGCGCGCCTGATCGCCGTGCTCGGGCGGGACGTCAGCTACGATCGGATCGCCGCGACGTGGGAGCACACCGAGGGGCTCTTGCGGGTCGGGCTGATGCAGCTGGTGGAGTCGGACGTCCTTCGCAGGAGCGACCGCACGGTGGAGGCGCGCTACACGTTCAAGCACGCCTTGGTGAAGGACGCCGCGTACCAATCGCTCACGCGCGGCCGCCGCGGCGAGCTCCATCGGCGGGCGGCCGAGGTCCTCTCCGAGCGCTTCCCCGGGGTGGTGGAGCAAAATCCGGAGCTGGTGGCCGCGCACTTCATGGAGGCGGGCTGCCACGAGAACGCGGTGGTCTACTTCGAACGCGCCGGGGAGCGGGCGCTCGCGCGCTCGGCCAACGACGACGCCGCGACCCACTTCCGCCACGCGATCGATCAGCTGCGGAGGCTCCCCGAGAACGAGGCGCGTGATCCACGGGAGCTCGCGCTGCAGCTCGGCCTCGGCCGGGCGCTCCTGGCGGCCAACTGGTCCAACGAGATCCGCCAAGTGTACGAGCGGGTTCGCGAGCTGGGGCGCCACGCGGGGGGCTACGATGCGCAGCCCTTCTCCTCGCTGCTGGGGCTCTGGCGGTTTTATTCGCTGGCGGGCGATATCGCGAGCTCGGGCGAGCTGGCCCACCATCTGATGGCGCACCCCGAGACGAGCAAAGACTCCGGGGCGAAGTTCCTCGCGCACGCGGCGATTGGAATGCCCTCGATGCTCGCGGGCGACTTCGTCACCTGCCGCAACCACCAACGGGCGGCGCTCGCGCTCTACGACGAGACGGAGCACAGTGGGCTCACCTTGATGGTGGGGGTCGATCCCTGCGTGGACAGCGGCCTTTGCTTGGGCTTCACGTACTGGACGTTGGGCGCATTGGACGAATCGGTCCAATGCGTGCAGAACACGGTCGAGCACGCGCGCCGCAAGAATCACCCCTTTAGCCTCTCCCTGGCGCTGTTGCACGCGGGGTTCATGCACAACTTCCGCGGCGAGCCGGAGGGGAGCCTGGCGCGGGCCAACGAGGCCACCCGGCTGGCCACCGAGCACGGGCTCGACGCGGCGCTGGCGCTGGCGAAGGTCGTGCGCGGCTGGCGGCGCGCGGGCTTGGGCGAGCCGGGGGCCGTGCAGGAGCTTCAAGAGGGGGTCACCGAGCAGATCGAGTCGGGCCTGGTGACGGCCATCACCCTCTGCTTTGCGCCGCTGATCTGGGCGCGATGGAAGGAGGGCGATCTGGACGGCGCCACCCGCGCTCTGGATCAAGCGATGACCTTCGTGGACAAGGGCGAGCGCATCGCCGCCGTGGAGCTCTTCCGACTTCGAGGCGAGCTCCTACATGCAAAAGGAGCCAATCCCACCGTCGTGTGCGACTGCTTCGAGCGCGGACTGGACCTCGCGCGCGCGCAGCGGGCCCGCTCGTGGGAGCTGCGCCTTTCGCTGAGCTACGCGCGTTTGCTGGTGAGCCTGGAGCGCACGCCCGAGGCCAAGCAGCTCCTGAGCTCCATTCTGGCTCAGTTCACGGAGGGGCTTGGCACCCAAGACGTGCGCGAGGCGCGAGCATTTCGAGAGATGCTGGGGGTGTGATGACGTCATCCGAGCAACGTGCAACGTCTTGGGACGCGGCCCCCGAGCGAGGTACGTTCGATGGACCGTCATGCGCACGGCCGTCTGAAAAGGAGCCCCAGCAGATGCCCACGTCCAAGCCGTTTGATCTTCAAGATCGACTCTCCGAGATGCACTCCCTCAGGCACGACGTGCGCAGCCGCTTGCACCTCGCGGGCGCGGCGGAATTGAAAGAATGGCAAAAGCTCGAACCCGATACGATGGAGATCGAGCGCCAATCGGTGAGCGAGGGCCTGCGGGCGAACCTGGAGTCGGTCATCGCCCGGCTCGCCCGGCTTCGGGCCGCCATCGATCAGGGCATCCCCAGCTCGAAGGGGCACTGAGCGTGCATCGTCCACCGGTGCGCGGGATATCCCCCGCCGGAAAGGAACGATGATGAATACCTCAGGCACCGGCAACATCCCCACGCGGGGCGAGAGCTTTCCCCTCGACAACCTGACGTACGATCTCGTCACCATCATCCAGGAGAAGTCGAAGGCGCTGGAGGCCTATGGCCGCTATTGCGAAGACGCGCGCAACGACGCGGAGGTCCTCCGGGCCCTCGAACAGATCCGGCGCGACGACGCGGCCCACATTCAGCAGCTGACGCAGCACCTGTCGCGTTGTCTGCAAAAGACCGGTTCGTCCGCGCAAGGTTCGTCCGCGCAAGGGCAAGGGCAGCCGCGGACCACGCAGGGCTCGCGGTAAATAAAAGACGCGTAGGCTGCAAGAACCCCTGCATGGCCTTGCAGTCTACGCGTTGACGTTGGCGTCCGGTGTTTACGGACGCCATCATTGCTTATCCTTTATCGCATTTCGAATGTCGCCACTCGAATTCTGACTTTTCTGGTTTCTATTTTCTATCCTTTGTGGCTTTGAGCGCCGGCCTTGGCGTGCTGCTCCGAGCGATCGCCGCGATGCGCGTTGGCGCCCCGGGCTTCCCCGCCCTTGCGGCCGATTTCTGCCATGTGCTGGCGATCTTGGCTCACGGCCTCCCCACCTTTCCGGCCGGCCTCGCGCGCCTCCTCGGGGGTGAACTCGTGCGCGGTGCCCTTGGCGTGCGCAGCGTGACCGCCCTGGCTGGCGATCTTTCGCTGCTTCTCTTCGTCCATCGAGGCAAAGCCACGGTGGCTCGTGCCTTGATTCGAACCCTGCGTATGCTTGTCCTGAGCCATTCGTTGCTCCTTTCTGAGGGCTCACACCCGAGCGTCATCGCCCGAGCGCGCTTTCTCACCCGTCACGTGTCAGCTGGAACTTGGGTGAGTCATCCCTCGTCCTGCAGCCACCGTGCCCTCGCGCCTCGCCTTGGCGGCGCTCGAAGCGCGGCGCGGGTCGAAGGTGAGGCGCCATCGAAATCCATCGACGATTTCGCTCCACAGCGACACCTTGCCCCAGATCATGCCATTTTTGGCTCCCGACGCGTCAGAAGGCTGAACCGGGTGCCCTACCCCTCGACATCCCCGACGATCTTCGCGACATTGACGGGCACGAGCCCGGCTGTTCTGGCCGCTGGGGGGCAAAAAAATCGACGGGGTCATGTCGAGAACCCGGAGCGGGCTCCGACTCACCCCTGAACGCAGCCATCGAGGCGCGACATTCGAACAGGAGCCATGGATATGAAGTTCATTCTGATGATGAATATGCCCCGCGGTACCGGCGAGTACGAGATCTTCAAGTGGGCGCCCGAAGCCATCAAGGCGCACATCGACTTCATGAGGAGCCTCAATAAGGATCTGCGGGAGGCCGGCCAGCTCGTCAGCTGCGAGGGCTTGACCCCGCCGAATCAAGCGCGGATCGTGCGGGCCGGCAAGGGAGGAGCGCCCGAGGTGACGGACGGGCCGTTCGCCGAGTCCAAGGAGTTTCTCGCCGGTTATTGGATCGTCGACGTGGAGTCGCCCGAGCAGGCGTACGCGATCGCCGGGCGGGCATCGACGGCACCCGGGCGCGACGGAGAGCCCCTGAACATGGCCATCGAGGTCCGTGAAGTGATGAGCGGCCCTCCCGCCTAGAAGGTCTCGCGGTATAAGGGGGTGTGGCGGCATTCTCGGGCGAGCACCTGCTTCGCGATCTTGCACCGCAGGTGCTCGGTGTGGTGACCCGACGTTTCGGCGACTTCGCGGCCGCCGAGGACGCGGTCCAAGAAGCGCTCACGGCCGCGGCCATGCAGTGGCCCACGGCCGGCGTGCCCGAGAACCCACGCGCCTGGCTCATTCACGTCGCCGGCCGCCGCATGTCGGATCATTTGCGCGCCGAGAGCGCGCGGCGGCGGCGGGAGACGGCGCTGGTCATGGAGTCGCCATCGGCCGAAGAGCCGGTGGCGGCGGGCGAAGGCGGCGGCGAAGACGGGGCCGAGCACGATGACACGCTCGCGCTCCTCTTCATGTGCTGCCACCCCGCGCTCACGCGGCCATCGGCCATTGCGCTCACCTTGCGCGCGGTCGGCGGATTGACGACCGAGCAAATTGCCAATGCGTTTTTGGTCCCCGAGGCCACGATGGCGCAGCGGATCAGCCGCGCAAAGCAGACCATCAAAAAATCGGGCCTGAGCTTTTGCATGCCCACGGAGGACGAGCGCGCCGAGCGGCTCGGTGCCGTGCTCCACGTGCTCTATTTGATCTTCAACGAGGGCTACGCCAGCAGCGTGGGCACCAGCCTGCAGCGCGCCGATCTCGCGAGCGAGGCCATCCGGCTCACGCGCGCCGTGCACCGGCTGCTCCCGAACCTCGGCGAGGTGGCCGGGCTCTTGGCGCTGATGCTCCTCACCGACGCGCGCCGCCTTGCGCGAACCGGACCGGTCGGCGAATTGATTCCGCTCGACGAGCAGGATCGTTCGCTTTGGGACCGCGCGGCCATCACCGAAGGCGTGGCGCTCGTCAGCGAGACGTTGTCGCGCGGGGCCGTGGGCCCGTATCCGCTTCAGGCTGCGATCGCGGCCGTTCACGCGGAGGCCGCGCACGCGAAGGACACGGACTGGCCGCAAATTTTAGCCTTGTACAGCATTTTGATGCGCATGTCCGACAACCCCATGGTGGCGCTCAATCACGCCATTGCGGCCGCCATGGTGCACGGTCCGAACGCGGGGCTCGAGCTCTTGAAGCCGCTCGACGGCGACGAGCGATTGGCGGGGCATTACCGCCTCTCCGCCGTTCGCGCGCATTTGTTGGAAATGGCCGGCGATCACCCGGCCGCGATAGCCCATTACCGGACGGCGGCCAGTCGAACATCGAGCACGCCCGAACGGAACTATCTCCTCATGAAGGCAAGCCGCCTCGGCACCGCATAAACGGCGCGAGGGCGCGGATCCCCGCGATGACGCCGTCTCCAATCGCCTGACGCAAACGTGTGCGCTCTTGCCACGCCGGGGCAATGTCGCGCGGCCCGTGCCTGATGCGATGCAGGTGCGATGACCCTCGAAACAACGGCGAATTGCCGAGATGGCATGTCTCGTGCGACTTGGCGGCCCAATGGATTCGACCGGCAATGCGGTCGTCTCTTTTCTCGGTGCTTTCTAGGAGGACGAGATGAATCTTATGAAGACAAGGCTTGGCCCGCGGTCTTTGGCGAGGCGCTCGGCGTTGGTCGCAACGGTGCTCGCAGGCACCGCGTTCCTCACGACCACGAGCTGTATCTCCACCACCTCGGGATTGGGCGAAGGCAGCAGCGAAGGGTGCCCCGAGTTCAAATCCCAGACCGGCACGGTGGACGCGAACGTCAAGGTCGACGCGAAGGTTCGCACCTTCATGCAAGCGTCCGTGGACCTTCGCGCCATCGCCGACAAGGTGAAGGTGGACGTGAAGGGCGCCTGCATCAAGGTCGCGACGGATCTGGGTGCGACCGACACCTGGTCGACCTTCGGCGACCGCGACGAGGCCATCGCGAACAAGGACAAGACCGGCGCATGCGACGCCGCCCGCGCGCGCATCGTGGCCATCATGGAGAGCGAAGCCGGCAAACGCGCCAACTTCGCCCTATCCATATCGCGCGGCGCGTGCCACGCCGATTTCGAGGCGCAGGTGGCGTGCGAGGCCAAGTGCAACACGCAGACGAAGTGCGATCCGGGCAAGGTCGAGGAGCGCTGCCAGCCGGGGCAGCTCGCCGTGCAATGCCAGGAGAAGTGCTCGGCGCAGTCGTACTGCGAAGGACGGGTGGACGCCTCCGCCAACTGCGAAGGAAAGTGCGAAGCCGAGTGCACCGGGAAGTGCCAGGGCACGTGCGTCGACGAGAACGGGAAGCGCACGGAGAACGACGAGAACTGCCGCGGGAAGTGCACGGGCGCGTGCAGCGGAAAGTGCACGGGTAGCTGCAAGGTGGAGGCCTCCGCGGGCATCGCGTGCGGCGCCAGCGTGAAGTGCAAGGGCCAGTGCACGTCCACGTACACCGATCCGGTGTGCGAGACCACGTTCACCCCGCCCAAGTGCGAAATCGATCAATCGTGCTTCGCGGGCTGCCGCGCCACCACCGCGGCCAACACCAAGTGCGATCCGCCGCAGGTGAAGCTGGTGTGCGACGCGCAAGGGTCGGCCGACGTGCAGAAGCTGGTGGCCACCATCAACGCGAACCTCCCGACCTTGGTGGCGGCGGCCGAGGTTCGAGGCAAGAGCGTGGTCGAAGTGGGCAAGCAGCTCTCGGCGAGCGGCTCGGCGGTGCTGAAGGCGTCGGGTGATCTCGACGGCAAGTCGCTCTCGTGCGCCACGGCAGCCGTCCAGGCCGTGGATCATGCTTCGGGTACGTTGGACGTCGCCATCAATGCCGGCGTGGACGTGACCGATTCGTGCGGCTCGCATGCGCACTAACGCGCACGCGCTCCTCGGAGCCCGCGCGGTGGCCAGCATGATGGCCGCCGCGTCGCTCCTCCTTGCCTCCTCTCCGGCCTCGGCGCGCGGGCGCGCCGAGCAGGGGGAGGTGCAGGAGGGCGGGGCCGAGAGGGTCGAGAAGAAGGAAGACCGCGCGGAGCAAAGAGACGCGAGCACCAAGGGCGAGCCGCAACCAAAGCGCGAGATCGTGTGGATGAAGGCGGAGGCCGGGTTCGAGAGCTTGCACCTTCGAACGTTCAAAGCGGACATCGACACCGTCTCGTTGGGGATCCTGCCCGCCAACGCCGTGGGGCCCACGGTGGGGGTCGGCGTGGGGGTTCGCTTCGTCTTCGTCACCTTGGGTGTGCGCGGTCGTTTCAGCTCCTTTGGCGGCGATGCGCCCGGGCAACGCGAGGGCTTTCAGCTCTGGACGCTCAACGCGGAGCTGGGCTTGCGCGCGCCGGTCGGACGATTCGAGCCTTACGTTACGTTGGCGGGCGGATATGCCACCTTCGGCGGGCTGTCCACGGCCTTCGATGGGCTGCGGCGCGGGCTGGACGTCAACGGCGTGAACACGCGCCTGGCGATTGGGGTCGACTATTACCTCACGCAAAATATCTCGGTGGGTGCGTCGCTCGGCGGGGAGCTCCTCTTCATCACGCGACATGGCACCTCCGTGCGGGATCTGGCGACCCCGCGCGAGGTCGATACGTTGAACCAAGCCAAGGCGCGCGTGCTGGAGGCCAACGGCTCCAACGTGGGCGCAGCATGGTCGGGCACCGCCGGGCTCGGCGTGCATTTCTAACTTCGAGGCGGCGCGCGCGTCCGCTCAGACGCGCGCGTGCAAAATGCGGCCGACGACGGGACCGACCCGCAAATCGTCCTCGCGATCCGAGAAGTAGCGCGCGTTGATGGCGGGCGGGGCCAGGACATCGATATGCCGAAACCCCATGGCCGAGAGCTCACGGCTGAGGGCGGAGGGATCGAAGGAGGAAATCCAGGGCTCGCCGAGGGAGGCCACGGTCTCGGCGAGCACATCGAAGGCGCGGCGCTCGTCCTCGGCGAGCCCGTCCGGCGGCGCGGCGAAGTCGAAGACGATCTCCGAGCCCGCGGGCCTTTGGGCGACGAAGTGGAGGGTGGCCATCACGGCGCTCTTGGTGAGGTAATTGGCGACGCCGAGCCACGAGAAGAAAGCCGGGCTGGAGAAATCGAAGCCGGCGTTGGCGAGGCCTTCGGAGAGGGTTTGCTTCTCGAAGTCGATGGGCGCAAAGGTGAGCGAGGGCGGGGCTACGATGCCCGCTTCGGCGAGCCGTTCGCGCTTCCAAGCTTGGGTGGCCGGATAATCGACCTCGAAGACCCGCAAGGACGCATCCCGGTTTCGATATGCAAATGTATCGAGCCCAGCGCCGAGGATCACGTATTGGCGGACTCCGCGCAAGGTCGCCCACTCGAGCGCATCCTCCGTAAAGCGACTTCGCGCCACCAAAAAGGCGCGCAATGTCTCACGCGACCACACCTGGCGATCCGCCGGCTCCGATCCAATTTCATCCTTCGCGTGCTCGCCCACGATGCGCACGGCGAGCGGGTCTTCGAAGACCAACGGCCGATCGAGGATTTGATGAACGGCGCGGCGCACGGCGACGTGCATGGCGGTGGTGCTCGGTCGATTCTCTTGCATGGCGATCTCCACGGAGTGTGAAACCCGAAATCCAGAGAGACGGTCCGAGGGATCACGTAGGGCGCCGTGCATTTGAAATAAGTGAAAATCGTCTTTGCCCGCCGAGGCGCGAGCGAACCTGTCACTCGGTTCGTCGCAGGCCGGGCTCGCCCATCCATCGCACAACGAGGCGCCCGCGAGGTTTCAAAAACGCGTTTGAAGTCGAACGCCCGCCACACCGGGGGCGGTCATGGGGACGATCTGGGTTCGCGCCGTATGGCGTTCGCTCTTTGGCGCGAGCACCCAAACGAGGCCGCCCGCGATCAGCGCGGCGCCCGCCCCGCCGTACGCGATCCAGCCGAGGGTCGCGTGGCTTCGGCCCGTGTCATCGAGATCGCGAACGCGCGCGCACTCCGCGCTATTGGGGTTTGCGCACGCGTCGCGATCATGGCCAATGTCGTCTTTCTTCGATTGGGCGCTGAGCGAGAACGCCACCCCTGCCCCGAGCGCGGCCACGGCGACGCCGCCCAGGATCCACGTGGCGGTGGGCGGCATGCCCACCCCGCCGGATCGCTCCGCGGTCTTCGAGGGCGGCGACGGATCGTTCGAAGCCAACCCCGGGCCGGCCGCCGACGGCGCGCCCCCGGCGGCGCTGCTCGGTGGGGCGGCGCTGCCTGGTGGGGCGCGTGAGGGCAGATCGAGCGGTACGACCGTCTCTTTGCCCGCGGGCGCATCCACCTCCGCGCGCCGCAACACGCTGGCCACGACGACCTCGACGACGTGGTTGCCCGGCGTCACGTCGAGACCATTTTTTCGCTCTTCGCTGGGGATGCGAACGCCATCGACCGTCACGGGGGCCGTCTCCGGTACATCGATGCGCAAGTGGCCGACTTGCGGGATCAGCTCCTCGAGCAAGCCCTGCCCCTGCTCCTTCTTCTTGGGATCGGCCGCAGGATCCGCCAGGTACATCCGCAGGTGCTTCAACGCTTCGAGCGGGCGATTCGAATCGATTTCGGACCGCATCAAGCTCCACAGGGTTCGGGGCGACGCCACCAGCCGATACGACTTGAGAAACTCCAGCCGCGCCGTCTCGGCGTCCGCCCGCTTCACCGCATCGTGCCCGCGCCGGTCATGCTCTGCCGCCTCGCGCTCGCTGGACGCGGTCGATTGTGCACCGGCGGGCGATGCACACAGCGCTGCGAGCGACAGGGTCGCGGTGACGATCCGAGGGCGCAGACGGCGCAGAAAGCGCAGGCGGCGCGTGCAGCGGGGGTTCGGGGCATCCACGTGCGGCCCATCATAGCCGATGGCCCGATGTCATTCAGCCATCGACGGTGCGGGCTCAGCGAGCTTGGAGCTGCTTTTGGATCGACAGCTCGTCGGTGACCCGCCAATGGTCGGCGATGCGTCCATCGCGGATCTCCTCGATGTTGATCTGATTGACGCGAACCCGCCGGCCGGTGGGCGGGGCGCCGAACAATTCACCGGTGTTGGTGCCGGTCATCACCGTGCGCAGCACCACGCGGTCTTTGGTGACGACCATATCCTCGATTTGAAAATGAAGATCCGGAAAGCCTTGCCGAATGGCCTGCACGATGGGCTTGAGGCCTTTTGGCCCGCGAGGAGGGTTGGGCGTGCTGGGTGTATGATTCACGTAATTGTCGGTCAGCAGCTCGTCGAGCACATCGACCCGCCCCTGATTCCAAACTTCATTGAAATAGCGGGTCCCAATCTCCCGATTGTGCGCCAGCACACCGGCGTCCACGTCCCCCGCCGACTCCGCCGCCCGCTGACTCGCGCCGCCGCACCCCAAACCAAGCCCCACCGCCCCAAAAAGAACCGCTCCGCGAAGAACCCTCGTCATGCTCTGCACCATGCCGGAACGATAGGCTGAGCCACCTGGCGTGGTCAGTTGGCGCCCGCGCACATCGCGACTGCATCGATGCACAGGTTCGAGCCGGGCGGACGCGGGCGGGGCGCGCGAGGCGGATTCGGCGCGCGGGCGGATGATGCTTGCGGCGGACTAAGCGCGCAGAAGCACGGTCTCGCGACCGCCGGCCGTGCGCGTCTTCTCCACGCGCGTGCGCTCGGTCAGCGGAGGCGCTTGGCGACGGCGGTCGAAGATTGCCAGGAACCCGTGATGGAGGCCGAGCCGGGTCAGATAGCCTTCGAGCTGCGCCAAGCCTTCCGGAAGCGGATCGGGCCGTCCCTCGCGCCAGACTTTGAGCTCGATGGCCTCGCGCTGCCAGCCCGTCTTGTCGGGGAGCGGCCAGCGGACCAGCAGATCGATGCGGCCGCGGCCCACGCCGACCTCGCGCTCGATGTACCCGCCCCCGTTCACGATGCGCTGGAGAAACGCCATCAGCACGAGCTGCGGGGCCACCTCGTGGTAGCTCATCGCCGAGGCCAGAATTTCGCCGTGCTCCACCCAGAAGCGGGTGAACTCGGTCAGCATCTTCTCCATGTCGAGGTGGCCGTCGGGACGAACGAAGCTCTTCGTCTCGAGGGGAATTTGCCGCTCGACCCCCGACGCAAGGATCCGTGTGATGACCTCGCGGTAAATGGGATTGGCAATCTCGACTGTGGGACCAGCGGCCACGAGGCCCAAGTCGACCACGTATTGAAAGTCGTCCTCGTAGGTGTCCAAAGCCGTCGACGTGGTGCCCGCCAGCACGGGCTCCAAAATGCGGCGCACGCGATCTTCGTGCAGGCGCGCCACCAGCGAATCGAGGTGCGTGGCGCGCGCGAGGATCAGGCGCTCCTTCGCTTGCTCGATGTGTTCGCGCGTGATCCGCGCAGGCGGCAGGATGCTCATTTCTTCGAGGATCTCGCGACCGATGGCGTTGGTGAGCCAGGGCTGGCCGCGCGTGAGCTCCCAAATGCGCGAAAGTGCATCTTCGTCGATGGGTTGTCCCGTTCGATCGATGTGTTGCTGGTAGAGGGCGCGGACCTCGCCTTCCGTGAAATCACGAAGCCGGAGCGATGCGAGCTTGATGTTGAATGGGCTCGACGTTCCCAACCGGGACGGGTCGCCACCGCTCGCGGCCTTGTAGTCGCGCACGTCGCGCAGGCCGCACAGGATCACGGCGTGTGGAGCTTGGTGGGGCCGATCGAAAAATCCGCGGCGGAGCTGCCGAAGCACGGATCGCAGGCTCTCGCCTCGCAAAGCATCGATCTCATCGAAGAAGAGAACCAGCGGACGGGGGCATTGCTGGGCCCATGCGGTCAAGCCGAGCGAGAGCAAGGTGCTGTCGGGTTCCGCGGGCCACGAAGCGGGCGGACGAAGCTCGGTCGGAAGATGAATGTTGGCCGAGAGCGATATGGAGCTCAGGATCGCGCGCTGCGCCTCGGCAAAATCATCCTGCGCCGGCTCCGCGGCTTCGCACGAGAAGTGCAGCGCGGCATAGACCCCCTCCGCGGTCAGCGCGCGGGCGAACGCGTGCAACGCCGTGGTTTTCCCCGTCTGCCGCGGGGCGTGCAGGACCAGGTAGTCGCCTTGATCGATGTAGCGTCGAGCCTCGGGCAAACGCTGCATCGGCGGGATCATGTAATGGCGTGCCGCATCGCAAGGGCCGGCTGTGTTGAAGCGGAGCACGCCCCACATCGTACACGCGTCAGCCTGGGTTCGCCGGTAGTTTCGCGCTTGGCGACAGGGGCTTCGACGAGGACGATGCACTCGGCGGCGGCGTCGCCGGCACATGCGGCCTTCGCGCTCCCGAACCCGCGCCGGACACCACCGGCAACGTACCCGCTCCGGCCGATGCACCCGATCCCGCCGATGCACCCGATCCCGCCGATGCGCTCGGAGCGATCGGTGCACTCGGAACGACCGGCGCCTCGGGCGGCGCCGAGACCGTCGCGAGCACCGCGCCCATGGTTTCGCTGCCCCGCGCCGAAGGCGCTGACAACGTTGTCCCCGCGTTCGCCGAATGCCCCCGCATGCTGGCGAACAACCCCACGATCCCCGCCACGGCGATGCCCCCCACACAGCCCAATACCGCGTAGACGCCCTTGCCGCCTTTGCTCACGCGCGACGGCTTCGGCGGCGCCAGCGACTGCGCCGAGATCAACGTCGATGGACCTTGCGGCGGGGTCGAAGCCTGCGCCGGGGTCGAAGCCTGCGCCGGGGTCGAAGCGTGCACCAACGGCGAGGCGCGCACCGCGAGCGGCATCGTCTCGGCACCGACCTCGTCGCCCACGCCCAC contains these protein-coding regions:
- a CDS encoding protein kinase, with amino-acid sequence MGVRNRVDSFEASASSGDRPGGPYEGDPLASTITGGARNVSADKVTAKAGLDGTLVSAVANTVEVHRDPGQRLGGPAGTRFEVIERLGGGGMSVVFLARDTVLDRTVAIKFLTTGGLDTAEALERIQLEARACARLSHENIVRIFDMGADKGVPFLVMEHLEGRSLDAIVKEERVDAQRAVRILTDVARGLCQAHRLGIVHRDLKPSNVFVTRDGTAKILDFGVASIADKPGAPGDGFSGTPGYMAPEQWRGQAQDGRTDLWAVGIMLFELLGGIPPFPMDTLMALRDAVTSPERAPSLRAVRPDLPEEASVIAQRALEKSPGARYGTAEELLDGLVALEVVLSRAMRKNRERGERAGRTKPDRRPVTVVTCALHGASELPGESGLDEIGETLDEFFEICTTVVRQLEGALLSSIGPRIVACFGYPKAHEDNAHRALRAASLIVDAIRGCTSEGGQPMAARVGVATSLAIAERIEREGSPPNIRGDAPHLAQWLERRAGPNEILISEVTQTLVRSVFHLEALGEAVPDGGVQPVRIHRVLRSKEAPSRFDAITRGELTPMVGRDQELEELAALWEEVKAGHGRFAWIVGEAGIGKSRLLEHHLERAAADERRVVHGQCWPYFQNSALQPVAEGLLHAMGLRTETPAHEKIRLLEAALAEIDRAVTRQTALLAAALGIPTGDRYPSPSLSPDLLKKETLETLVDLFVHLAKRQPTVLVVEDAHWSDASTLELLDLLLNAMTDARLMILVTARPDFHSPWPQRAHLRRLPLGRLSAEHTATMIAFASKGRTLPARVVAQLVQRTDGVPLFIEELTHRVADAMDQADSTDILRALDSYGSGAIPATLEALLHARLDALPQEGRDVARLIAVLGRDVSYDRIAATWEHTEGLLRVGLMQLVESDVLRRSDRTVEARYTFKHALVKDAAYQSLTRGRRGELHRRAAEVLSERFPGVVEQNPELVAAHFMEAGCHENAVVYFERAGERALARSANDDAATHFRHAIDQLRRLPENEARDPRELALQLGLGRALLAANWSNEIRQVYERVRELGRHAGGYDAQPFSSLLGLWRFYSLAGDIASSGELAHHLMAHPETSKDSGAKFLAHAAIGMPSMLAGDFVTCRNHQRAALALYDETEHSGLTLMVGVDPCVDSGLCLGFTYWTLGALDESVQCVQNTVEHARRKNHPFSLSLALLHAGFMHNFRGEPEGSLARANEATRLATEHGLDAALALAKVVRGWRRAGLGEPGAVQELQEGVTEQIESGLVTAITLCFAPLIWARWKEGDLDGATRALDQAMTFVDKGERIAAVELFRLRGELLHAKGANPTVVCDCFERGLDLARAQRARSWELRLSLSYARLLVSLERTPEAKQLLSSILAQFTEGLGTQDVREARAFREMLGV
- a CDS encoding stress-induced protein translates to MAQDKHTQGSNQGTSHRGFASMDEEKQRKIASQGGHAAHAKGTAHEFTPEEAREAGRKGGEAVSQDRQHMAEIGRKGGEARGANAHRGDRSEQHAKAGAQSHKG
- a CDS encoding YciI family protein produces the protein MKFILMMNMPRGTGEYEIFKWAPEAIKAHIDFMRSLNKDLREAGQLVSCEGLTPPNQARIVRAGKGGAPEVTDGPFAESKEFLAGYWIVDVESPEQAYAIAGRASTAPGRDGEPLNMAIEVREVMSGPPA
- a CDS encoding sigma-70 family RNA polymerase sigma factor produces the protein MAAFSGEHLLRDLAPQVLGVVTRRFGDFAAAEDAVQEALTAAAMQWPTAGVPENPRAWLIHVAGRRMSDHLRAESARRRRETALVMESPSAEEPVAAGEGGGEDGAEHDDTLALLFMCCHPALTRPSAIALTLRAVGGLTTEQIANAFLVPEATMAQRISRAKQTIKKSGLSFCMPTEDERAERLGAVLHVLYLIFNEGYASSVGTSLQRADLASEAIRLTRAVHRLLPNLGEVAGLLALMLLTDARRLARTGPVGELIPLDEQDRSLWDRAAITEGVALVSETLSRGAVGPYPLQAAIAAVHAEAAHAKDTDWPQILALYSILMRMSDNPMVALNHAIAAAMVHGPNAGLELLKPLDGDERLAGHYRLSAVRAHLLEMAGDHPAAIAHYRTAASRTSSTPERNYLLMKASRLGTA
- a CDS encoding class I SAM-dependent methyltransferase; its protein translation is MQENRPSTTAMHVAVRRAVHQILDRPLVFEDPLAVRIVGEHAKDEIGSEPADRQVWSRETLRAFLVARSRFTEDALEWATLRGVRQYVILGAGLDTFAYRNRDASLRVFEVDYPATQAWKRERLAEAGIVAPPSLTFAPIDFEKQTLSEGLANAGFDFSSPAFFSWLGVANYLTKSAVMATLHFVAQRPAGSEIVFDFAAPPDGLAEDERRAFDVLAETVASLGEPWISSFDPSALSRELSAMGFRHIDVLAPPAINARYFSDREDDLRVGPVVGRILHARV
- a CDS encoding ester cyclase, giving the protein MTRVLRGAVLFGAVGLGLGCGGASQRAAESAGDVDAGVLAHNREIGTRYFNEVWNQGRVDVLDELLTDNYVNHTPSTPNPPRGPKGLKPIVQAIRQGFPDLHFQIEDMVVTKDRVVLRTVMTGTNTGELFGAPPTGRRVRVNQINIEEIRDGRIADHWRVTDELSIQKQLQAR